Part of the Woronichinia naegeliana WA131 genome, TCAACTTCGGCAGGGCGCAAATATCGTTCATCAAAGGCAACATAGTCTTCCCAGTTAAGGTTAACGTATTGGAAGGCAACATCTAAAAATTGACGAATCGAATAGGTTTCCCCCGTGGCAATGACATAGTCATCTGGTTCACTATGTTGAAGCATTAACCACATGGCACGAACATAGTCCTTCGCATAGCCCCAGTCCCGCTTAGAATCAAGATTGCCTAAATACAATTTTTTCTGGGTTCCAGCGACAATGCGAGCGATCGCCCTGGTAATTTTACGGGTGACAAAGGTTTCTCCGCGTCGTGGCGATTCATGGTTAAACAAAATGCCATTACAGGCAAACAGATCATAGGATTCGCGGTAATTAACCGTTTGCCAATGGGCATACACCTTAGCACAGGCGTAGGGACTGCGAGGATAGAACGGCGTTGTTTCTTTTTGCGGAATTTCCTGTACTTTACCAAACATTTCCGAAGAACCGGCTTGATAAAATCGGACTTCAATACCGGTTCGTTGTTGATAATCCCGAATCGCTTCGAGTAATCGTAGGGTTCCCATACCCACTGCATCAGCCGTATATTCTGGCGAGTCAAAACTGACCCTCACATGGGACTGGGCTCCTAAATTATAAATTTCCTCAGGTTTAACCTGCTCCAGAATACGACGTAAAGTTGTTCCATCGGTTAAATCCCCGTAATGAAGAAATAATCGCGCCTCTGGATTATGGGAGTCAGTATAAATATGGTCAATTCGATCTGTGTTAAAGGTCGAAGTACGGCGAATAATACCATGAACAACATAACCTTTTTCGATCAGCAATTCGCTTAGATAGGAACCATCTTGACCTGTAATGCCTGTAATTAAGGCAACTTTCCCATTAGACATCAGTACACAATCCTGTAATTTATTTTATTGACGAATTTGTCTCCATCTAAGATATCAGACTCTAGCAATTTAGAAAGCCGTCTGCTCACAAAGAGGGTATGTAGTTCAATAAAAAAAAACTCCTGTCTTTAAGGTTGAGCAAGAGATTTTTCAGGGAAAGTACTATAAAATAAACGGCGATCACCTAAATAGAACCTTAATAGGCTCCGTTATTATTGGGGAAGATCACCACCCCAAAGGTCTTGATAATAATCCAGAGATCCAGGAGTAGATTGCGGTAGTTTACGTAATAAACATCAATTTGTACCCGTTGAGGGTAGGGAATATCATTGCGACCAGAGACTTGCCACAGACCTGTTAGACCCGGTTGGATACTCAATACCTTATTAATACGATTACTGTATTTGTGTAACTCTTCAGGAACTAGGGGACGGGGGCCGACTAAACTCATATCTCCTATCAGCACATTCCAGAACTGGGGAAACTCATCTAAGCTGGTAAGACGCAAAAACTTACCAATCCAGGTGATACGGGGATCATCCCGAAGTTTAAAGTTTTTCTCAAATTCTTCCCTGGTACGGGGACAATCTGCCATTAGGGATTCCAAAACTTCATCAGCATTGGTGACCATTGTCCTAAACTTAATACAGTTGAACAATTTGTGATCCTTGCCAACCCGTTGCTGAACATAAAAAACGGAACCCGGTGAACTCGTCGCAATTAGAAGGGCA contains:
- a CDS encoding sugar transferase, which encodes MTANSQLISVKAVQALMRRGFSPTFSQRRYQASWLQALDGAIAKRAFDIVFSLSVLIIFSPLYLVLALLIATSSPGSVFYVQQRVGKDHKLFNCIKFRTMVTNADEVLESLMADCPRTREEFEKNFKLRDDPRITWIGKFLRLTSLDEFPQFWNVLIGDMSLVGPRPLVPEELHKYSNRINKVLSIQPGLTGLWQVSGRNDIPYPQRVQIDVYYVNYRNLLLDLWIIIKTFGVVIFPNNNGAY
- the gmd gene encoding GDP-mannose 4,6-dehydratase: MSNGKVALITGITGQDGSYLSELLIEKGYVVHGIIRRTSTFNTDRIDHIYTDSHNPEARLFLHYGDLTDGTTLRRILEQVKPEEIYNLGAQSHVRVSFDSPEYTADAVGMGTLRLLEAIRDYQQRTGIEVRFYQAGSSEMFGKVQEIPQKETTPFYPRSPYACAKVYAHWQTVNYRESYDLFACNGILFNHESPRRGETFVTRKITRAIARIVAGTQKKLYLGNLDSKRDWGYAKDYVRAMWLMLQHSEPDDYVIATGETYSIRQFLDVAFQYVNLNWEDYVAFDERYLRPAEVDLLIGDPTKAKQTLHWDYSVTFEELVRLMVEADLSVLGLTSPNQTEREKFLLSQDNAFVRQPTSIMVD